Proteins from one Caulobacter sp. 73W genomic window:
- the grxC gene encoding glutaredoxin 3, which yields MAHVTIYTRPFCGYCARALKLLNDKGADFTEIEAGMDPKLRQEMIDKSGRTTFPQIFVGEQHIGGCDDMMALDRSGKLDPMLAG from the coding sequence ATGGCACACGTCACCATCTACACCCGCCCGTTCTGCGGCTACTGCGCCCGCGCCCTGAAACTCCTGAACGACAAGGGGGCCGACTTCACCGAGATCGAAGCCGGCATGGACCCCAAGCTGCGTCAGGAAATGATCGACAAGTCCGGCCGCACCACGTTCCCGCAGATATTCGTCGGCGAGCAGCACATCGGCGGCTGCGACGACATGATGGCCCTTGATCGTTCGGGCAAGCTGGACCCGATGCTGGCGGGCTGA
- a CDS encoding carbon-nitrogen hydrolase family protein, with protein sequence MTLRAGLIQTRTPANHAASLAQLEPLIRDAAGQGAQLILTPEGCNILQKDRARLLPQLTALEDDPVVLGLQALARELGVWIDVGSALVKRADGKAANRQAVIDPSGAIVATYDKLHMFDVDLPTGETARESAVYEPGERAVTVETPSAKLGLSICYDMRFPALYRALALDGAKVILVPAAFTRPTGEAHWEILLRARAIETGSFVLAAAQGGFHEDGRGTWGRSIAIGPWGEVIGKLDHDEPAVLIADLDLAAADKARAAIPALKNARAFVGP encoded by the coding sequence ATGACCCTCCGCGCCGGCCTGATCCAGACCCGCACCCCCGCCAACCATGCCGCCAGCCTGGCGCAGCTGGAGCCCCTGATCCGCGACGCGGCGGGGCAGGGGGCGCAACTGATCCTGACGCCCGAGGGCTGCAACATCCTGCAGAAGGATCGGGCCAGGCTGCTGCCGCAGCTGACCGCGCTGGAGGATGACCCGGTGGTGCTGGGGCTTCAGGCGCTGGCCCGCGAGCTGGGCGTCTGGATCGACGTCGGCTCGGCCCTGGTGAAGCGCGCGGACGGCAAGGCGGCCAATCGCCAGGCCGTGATCGACCCGTCGGGCGCCATCGTCGCCACCTACGACAAGCTGCACATGTTCGATGTCGACCTGCCCACCGGCGAGACGGCGCGAGAGTCGGCTGTCTATGAGCCCGGCGAGCGGGCGGTGACGGTGGAGACGCCATCCGCAAAGCTGGGCCTGTCGATCTGTTACGACATGCGCTTCCCGGCGCTGTATCGGGCGCTAGCGCTGGACGGCGCCAAGGTCATTTTGGTCCCCGCCGCCTTCACCCGCCCCACGGGCGAGGCGCATTGGGAGATCCTGCTGCGGGCCAGGGCCATCGAGACGGGCAGCTTCGTCCTGGCCGCCGCCCAGGGCGGTTTCCACGAGGACGGACGCGGCACCTGGGGCCGTTCCATCGCCATCGGCCCCTGGGGCGAGGTGATCGGAAAACTTGACCACGACGAGCCGGCGGTGTTGATCGCCGACCTCGATCTGGCGGCGGCCGACAAGGCCCGCGCCGCCATTCCCGCCCTCAAGAATGCGCGCGCCTTCGTCGGGCCTTAA
- a CDS encoding DEAD/DEAH box helicase — MTQFTDFGLAKPLLKALADKGYTQPTPIQAKAIPTVMTGRDLLGIAQTGTGKTAAFALPILHRLAEDRKPAPRRGCRVLVLSPTRELATQIADSFKAYGSHLGLTVAVIFGGVKYGPQMRALAAGIDVLVATPGRLIDHLGEKSANLSGTEIFVLDEADQMLDMGFIVPIRRIVQHLPKERQNLFFSATMPSEIGKLASELLKNPEQVSVTPQATTVERINQQVLFVEQQRKRALLAELFADSALKRVIVFTRTKRGADRVAKYLVACGVESASIHGDKTQGQRERALAAFRAGHSRALVATDIAARGIDIDGVTHVVNFELPNVPEAYVHRIGRTARAGASGVAFTLCSDDERSLLKDVQRTTRQTIPSFDRRNDKSLAAAQAVEAELTGEKPERGERGGNGGRNGRGRNNNARPVDPRDDVPSALRKQRRPKRPQGQGGGQGQGGQGRHGEQRNGGKPAQNRAGGEGFKGPKRQTAAAPEKRWSPID; from the coding sequence GTGACTCAGTTCACCGATTTCGGCCTCGCCAAACCGCTTCTGAAAGCGCTGGCCGACAAGGGCTACACCCAGCCCACCCCCATCCAGGCGAAAGCCATCCCCACGGTCATGACCGGCCGCGACCTGCTGGGCATCGCCCAGACCGGCACCGGCAAGACCGCCGCCTTCGCCCTGCCGATCCTGCATCGCCTGGCCGAAGACCGTAAGCCGGCCCCGCGCCGCGGCTGCCGCGTGCTGGTCCTGTCGCCGACCCGCGAACTGGCCACCCAGATCGCCGACAGCTTCAAGGCCTATGGCAGCCACCTGGGCTTGACCGTCGCCGTGATCTTCGGCGGCGTGAAGTACGGCCCGCAGATGCGCGCCCTGGCCGCCGGCATCGACGTGCTGGTCGCCACCCCGGGCCGCCTGATCGACCACCTGGGCGAGAAGAGCGCCAACCTGTCGGGGACCGAGATCTTCGTCCTCGACGAGGCCGACCAGATGCTCGACATGGGCTTCATCGTCCCGATCCGCCGCATCGTGCAGCACCTGCCCAAGGAACGTCAGAACCTGTTCTTCTCGGCCACCATGCCGAGCGAGATCGGCAAGCTGGCGAGCGAGCTGCTGAAGAACCCCGAGCAGGTCTCGGTGACGCCCCAGGCCACCACGGTCGAGCGCATCAATCAGCAGGTCCTGTTCGTCGAGCAGCAGCGCAAGCGCGCCCTGCTGGCCGAGCTGTTCGCCGACAGCGCCCTGAAGCGCGTCATCGTCTTCACCCGCACCAAGCGCGGCGCCGACCGCGTGGCCAAGTATCTGGTCGCCTGCGGCGTCGAGTCCGCCTCGATCCACGGCGACAAGACGCAGGGCCAGCGCGAGCGCGCCCTGGCGGCCTTCCGCGCCGGCCACAGCCGCGCCCTGGTGGCCACCGACATCGCCGCCCGCGGCATCGACATCGACGGCGTCACCCACGTGGTGAATTTCGAGCTGCCGAACGTGCCGGAAGCTTACGTCCACCGCATCGGCCGCACCGCGCGCGCCGGCGCCTCGGGCGTGGCCTTCACGCTGTGCAGCGACGACGAGCGCAGCCTGCTGAAGGACGTCCAGCGCACCACGCGCCAGACGATCCCGTCCTTCGACCGCCGCAACGATAAGTCTCTCGCCGCCGCCCAGGCGGTGGAAGCCGAGCTGACCGGCGAGAAGCCGGAACGCGGCGAGCGCGGCGGCAATGGCGGCCGCAACGGCCGTGGCCGCAACAACAACGCCCGCCCCGTCGATCCCCGTGACGACGTGCCGAGCGCCCTGCGCAAGCAGCGCCGCCCGAAGCGCCCGCAAGGCCAGGGCGGCGGTCAGGGCCAGGGCGGCCAAGGCCGCCACGGCGAGCAGCGCAACGGCGGCAAGCCGGCCCAGAACCGCGCAGGCGGCGAAGGCTTCAAGGGTCCCAAGCGCCAGACGGCCGCCGCGCCGGAAAAGCGCTGGAGTCCGATCGACTAA
- the mutT gene encoding 8-oxo-dGTP diphosphatase MutT gives MEKKIVLVAAAALVDVDGRVLLCQRPEGKQLAGLWEFPGGKVEPGETPEACLIRELDEELGIQVAKACLAPFVFASHEYESFHLLMPLFLCRRWEGFVQQKEHAGLAWVKPADMDKYPMPPADLPLVAWLRDLL, from the coding sequence ATGGAAAAGAAGATCGTTCTCGTGGCCGCCGCCGCCCTGGTCGATGTCGATGGGCGGGTGCTGTTGTGCCAACGGCCCGAGGGCAAGCAACTGGCCGGGCTGTGGGAGTTTCCGGGCGGCAAGGTCGAGCCGGGCGAGACGCCCGAGGCCTGCCTGATCCGCGAACTGGACGAGGAGCTTGGCATCCAGGTCGCCAAGGCCTGCCTGGCGCCCTTCGTCTTCGCCAGCCACGAGTACGAGAGCTTCCACCTGCTGATGCCGCTGTTCCTCTGCCGCCGGTGGGAGGGCTTCGTGCAGCAGAAGGAGCACGCGGGCCTCGCCTGGGTGAAGCCCGCCGACATGGACAAGTACCCCATGCCCCCGGCGGATCTGCCCCTGGTGGCGTGGCTGCGGGATCTGCTGTGA
- the gloB gene encoding hydroxyacylglutathione hydrolase — protein sequence MPITIHQFPCLSDNYGFLVRDEATGKVATIDTPDADAILAQAKALGWSIDMILNTHWHPDHAGGNAAIKAATGATIVGPNEVTRIAPLDRPVAGGDSVMLGETTFAVIASDGHTLGHIAYHDPADRVAFVGDTLFALGCGRLFEGTAEQMWDSLTRLTALPDDTRVYCAHEYTASNARFALSLEHDAALAARAEAIFAARERGEPTVPTTIGLEKATNPFLLAGNAERFAAVRAAKDAFKG from the coding sequence ATGCCGATCACCATCCACCAGTTCCCCTGCCTGTCCGACAACTACGGCTTCCTCGTGCGCGACGAGGCCACGGGCAAGGTCGCGACCATCGACACGCCGGACGCCGACGCGATCCTCGCCCAGGCCAAGGCGCTGGGCTGGTCGATCGACATGATCCTGAACACCCACTGGCATCCGGACCACGCCGGCGGCAACGCGGCGATCAAGGCGGCGACCGGCGCGACCATCGTCGGCCCCAACGAGGTGACCCGGATCGCGCCGCTGGACCGCCCGGTGGCCGGCGGGGACTCGGTGATGCTGGGCGAGACCACCTTCGCCGTCATCGCCAGCGACGGGCACACCTTGGGCCATATCGCCTATCACGACCCCGCCGACCGCGTGGCCTTCGTGGGCGACACCCTGTTCGCCCTGGGCTGCGGCCGCCTGTTCGAGGGCACGGCCGAGCAGATGTGGGACAGCCTGACCCGCCTGACCGCCCTGCCCGACGACACGCGGGTCTATTGCGCCCACGAATACACCGCCTCCAACGCCCGCTTCGCCCTGTCGCTGGAGCATGATGCTGCGTTGGCCGCGCGGGCCGAGGCGATCTTCGCCGCCCGCGAACGCGGGGAGCCCACGGTCCCCACGACGATCGGGCTGGAAAAGGCGACCAATCCCTTCCTGCTGGCCGGAAACGCCGAGCGGTTCGCCGCCGTGCGGGCCGCCAAGGACGCCTTCAAGGGATGA
- a CDS encoding phospholipase D-like domain-containing protein has translation MTEATEVIRPGVNCWREERADRIALLIDSADYFAALKASLLKAKSSIWILAWTFDPLTRLTPDRSPVSKNPEHADRLGLLLRRMAALNPALDVRILAWDMPPPIAASQWFAPQRAQAYFADSRVKFRLDHSLPMSACHHQKAVIIDGRLTFISGGDMGPDRWDTCHHDDHDPRRRLPNGRRYPARHEVSMMMEGQVGQALSELFVQRWRTATGEPLTPLPPEREMIWPESVAIHMRRQSVALARTASDWKGQKGHGECLRLHLDAIAAAKRLIVLENQYLTSPLIVEALVERLLEADGPEIVAIGPAHSPSYFDQITMDSARSAAIHRLRSADVQGRFSAYTPLTPGGNAVIVHSKVAIIDDTFLRIGSANLNNRSTGLDSELDVALEAEHGPDGEATRMAIRAFRSRLVGHYMERHSDEVGAAMAAHGGLAAAIEALDHEPRRLPHAQNRKPGPFARFVAKWHLGDPTTTKDAWNPWNRRKRLKRDLAELLPCVMDGRDDC, from the coding sequence ATGACCGAGGCGACGGAAGTCATCCGTCCCGGCGTGAATTGCTGGCGCGAGGAGCGGGCCGACCGCATCGCGCTGCTCATCGACAGCGCCGACTATTTCGCCGCGCTTAAGGCGTCGCTGCTCAAGGCCAAGTCCTCGATCTGGATTCTGGCCTGGACGTTCGATCCGCTCACCCGCCTGACGCCCGACCGTTCGCCGGTCAGCAAGAATCCCGAACACGCCGACCGCCTCGGTCTGCTGCTGCGGCGCATGGCCGCCCTGAATCCGGCGTTGGACGTGCGCATCCTGGCCTGGGACATGCCGCCGCCGATCGCCGCGTCCCAATGGTTCGCGCCGCAACGGGCGCAGGCCTATTTCGCCGACTCGCGGGTGAAGTTCCGCCTCGACCACAGCCTGCCGATGAGCGCCTGCCATCACCAGAAGGCGGTGATCATCGACGGGCGCCTGACCTTCATCAGCGGCGGCGACATGGGGCCGGACCGCTGGGACACCTGCCACCACGACGACCACGATCCGCGCCGCCGGCTGCCGAACGGCCGCCGCTATCCGGCCCGGCACGAGGTGTCGATGATGATGGAGGGCCAGGTCGGCCAGGCCCTGAGCGAGCTGTTCGTGCAGCGCTGGCGCACCGCCACCGGCGAGCCGCTGACGCCCCTGCCGCCGGAGCGGGAGATGATCTGGCCCGAGAGCGTGGCGATACACATGCGCCGCCAGTCGGTGGCCCTGGCGCGCACCGCCTCGGACTGGAAGGGCCAGAAGGGGCACGGCGAATGCCTGCGCCTGCACTTGGACGCCATCGCGGCGGCCAAGCGGCTGATCGTTCTGGAAAACCAGTACCTGACCTCGCCCCTGATCGTGGAGGCGCTGGTCGAGCGGCTGCTGGAAGCCGACGGACCGGAGATCGTCGCCATCGGCCCGGCGCACAGCCCCAGCTATTTCGACCAGATCACCATGGACAGCGCCCGTTCGGCGGCGATCCACCGCCTGCGGTCGGCGGACGTGCAGGGGCGTTTTTCCGCCTACACGCCCCTGACGCCGGGCGGGAACGCGGTGATCGTCCATTCCAAGGTGGCGATCATCGACGACACCTTCCTGCGCATCGGTTCGGCCAACCTGAACAACCGCTCCACCGGTCTGGACAGCGAACTGGACGTGGCGCTGGAGGCCGAGCATGGGCCGGACGGCGAGGCGACCCGCATGGCTATCCGCGCCTTCCGCTCCCGACTGGTCGGCCACTATATGGAGCGGCATAGCGATGAGGTCGGCGCGGCCATGGCGGCCCACGGCGGTCTGGCGGCGGCCATCGAGGCGCTGGACCACGAACCTCGTCGGCTGCCCCACGCCCAGAACCGCAAGCCAGGACCCTTCGCCCGCTTCGTCGCCAAGTGGCACCTGGGCGATCCGACCACGACCAAGGACGCCTGGAACCCCTGGAACCGCCGCAAGCGGCTGAAGCGCGACCTGGCTGAACTGCTGCCTTGCGTCATGGACGGCCGCGACGACTGCTGA
- a CDS encoding P-II family nitrogen regulator codes for MKMIVAIIKPSRLDAVLDAVTEAGASGLTVTEVRGYGRQKGKTEIYRGAEYEVKLLPKVKLEIAVSDDLVAGVSDAIVSASNSGKIGDGKIFVLDLEQAMRIRTGERDASAISG; via the coding sequence ATGAAAATGATCGTCGCGATCATCAAACCCAGCCGGCTCGATGCGGTGCTGGACGCCGTGACCGAGGCCGGGGCGTCGGGCCTGACCGTCACCGAGGTGCGGGGCTATGGCCGGCAAAAGGGCAAGACCGAGATCTATCGCGGCGCCGAGTACGAAGTGAAGCTGCTGCCCAAGGTGAAGCTGGAGATCGCCGTTTCCGACGACCTGGTGGCCGGCGTCAGCGACGCCATCGTCAGCGCCTCCAACAGCGGCAAGATCGGCGACGGCAAGATCTTCGTCCTGGACCTGGAACAGGCCATGCGCATCCGCACCGGCGAGCGTGACGCTTCCGCCATATCGGGCTGA
- a CDS encoding methyltransferase domain-containing protein, with protein MSTPPKLFDRDLLRRRLDRAAAGYAQADFLKARAAQDAAWRLEPIMRRFPLAVDLGARGGAFRRAVAQSDAADKIDLLIETEITASMLGPVGARLVADEERLPFADSSLDLIVSTLALHWTNDLVGSLIQARRALKPDGLFIGSFLGGATLTELRQALLEAESELSGGAAMRVSPFADHSDAAGLLSRAGFALPVADVDRVTVRYAHPIELLRDLRRMGETSVLSDRPRKPMTRALLGRALQIYVERFAEPDGRVPATFEILTITGWVPHESQQKPLARGSAQVGLEEALSVVRKNRGDA; from the coding sequence ATGAGCACCCCGCCGAAATTGTTCGACCGTGATCTCCTGCGTCGACGCCTCGACCGCGCCGCCGCCGGCTACGCCCAGGCTGACTTCCTGAAGGCTCGCGCCGCCCAGGACGCCGCCTGGCGCCTGGAGCCGATCATGCGACGCTTTCCGCTCGCCGTCGATCTGGGCGCCCGGGGCGGCGCGTTCCGGCGCGCCGTGGCCCAGAGCGACGCGGCCGACAAGATCGACCTGCTGATCGAAACCGAGATCACGGCTTCGATGCTGGGCCCGGTCGGCGCGCGGCTGGTGGCGGACGAGGAGCGCCTGCCCTTCGCCGACTCCAGCCTGGACCTGATCGTCTCGACCCTGGCCCTGCACTGGACCAATGACCTGGTCGGGTCGCTGATCCAGGCGCGGCGGGCGCTGAAGCCGGACGGCCTGTTCATCGGCTCGTTCCTGGGCGGCGCCACCCTGACCGAGCTTCGTCAGGCGCTGCTGGAGGCGGAGTCCGAGCTGAGCGGCGGCGCGGCCATGCGCGTCTCCCCCTTCGCCGACCATTCGGACGCGGCCGGCCTGCTGTCCCGGGCCGGGTTCGCCCTGCCGGTGGCGGATGTGGACCGGGTGACCGTGCGCTACGCCCACCCCATCGAACTGCTGCGCGACCTGCGCCGCATGGGAGAGACCAGCGTGCTTTCCGACCGCCCGCGCAAGCCGATGACCCGCGCCCTGCTGGGCCGGGCGCTGCAGATCTATGTGGAGCGCTTCGCCGAACCCGACGGCCGCGTGCCCGCCACCTTCGAGATCCTGACCATCACCGGCTGGGTCCCGCACGAAAGCCAGCAGAAGCCCCTGGCGAGAGGCTCGGCCCAGGTGGGGCTGGAAGAAGCGCTGTCGGTGGTGCGGAAGAACCGCGGCGACGCCTAG
- a CDS encoding PAS domain-containing protein, with the protein MKAKAVSAADFLPPAPLGGDMGERMRDLDWAATPLGPPEAWSQALRLTLGLILASGFPMALRWGPELVILYNDAYAPILGDKHPWALGRRFADVWPEVSQQLMPVQEEQIAGLRGAIFTEDMPVSIQRHGSELEAAWFTVSYSPVPDSESPTGVGGIMATAVETTNRVLTERALRASEERYEFALDAAGAVGTWTWDIPADKVYADERFARLYNVEPVAAARGEAISAFFGAIYPDDRPRVEAAILGLLEKGGDFAEEYRVTAADGQVHWIFARGRCYLDGQGRPLRFPGVVVDLTDRRDAEERLVMREEQLRLATEAGDVGFWDVDLRTDSVEWSDRTRQMFGLRLDVPITLSDFYAGLHPADLVRVAEAFGRAINPDIRDDYDIEYRTVGLDDGIERWVAAKGRAIFAPDGTPLRAIGSTRDITERKKADEHLRLMVNELNHRVKNSLASVQAVAAQTFRGAASLSQAKEAFTARLIAMSEAHDILTDENWEGADLKDVVAAAARLHAGEDPRRFIADGPQARLSPKTALSLAMALHELGTNAVKYGALSTPSGKVSVRWSVEGREAGRRLQLVWTESGGPPVSPPRRRGFGSRLMEKGLAAELGGQVTLSFDAAGVVCTIDAPLLDEEPLSSP; encoded by the coding sequence TTGAAGGCCAAGGCCGTGTCCGCCGCCGATTTCCTGCCGCCGGCCCCGTTGGGCGGCGACATGGGCGAGCGCATGCGCGACCTGGACTGGGCCGCCACGCCCCTGGGTCCGCCCGAAGCGTGGTCCCAAGCCCTGCGTCTGACGCTGGGCCTGATTCTGGCTTCCGGATTTCCCATGGCCCTGCGCTGGGGACCCGAGCTGGTCATCCTCTACAATGACGCCTACGCGCCGATCCTCGGCGACAAGCACCCCTGGGCGCTGGGCCGGCGATTCGCCGATGTCTGGCCGGAGGTGTCGCAACAGCTCATGCCGGTGCAGGAAGAGCAGATCGCCGGCCTGCGCGGCGCGATCTTCACCGAGGACATGCCAGTCAGCATCCAGCGCCACGGCTCCGAACTGGAGGCGGCCTGGTTCACGGTCAGCTACAGCCCGGTGCCCGACAGCGAGTCCCCCACCGGGGTCGGCGGCATCATGGCCACGGCGGTGGAGACCACCAATCGCGTGCTGACGGAACGGGCGCTGCGGGCGAGCGAGGAACGGTACGAATTCGCTCTCGACGCCGCCGGCGCCGTGGGCACCTGGACCTGGGATATCCCGGCCGACAAGGTCTATGCCGACGAGCGGTTCGCCCGCCTCTACAACGTCGAGCCCGTGGCCGCCGCGCGCGGCGAAGCGATCTCGGCCTTCTTCGGCGCCATCTATCCCGACGATCGTCCGCGCGTGGAAGCGGCCATTCTGGGCCTGCTGGAAAAGGGCGGCGACTTCGCCGAGGAGTACCGCGTCACCGCCGCCGACGGGCAGGTTCACTGGATATTCGCCCGCGGCCGCTGTTACCTCGACGGCCAGGGGCGGCCGCTGCGCTTTCCCGGCGTGGTCGTCGACCTGACCGACCGCCGCGACGCCGAGGAGCGTCTGGTCATGCGCGAGGAGCAGCTGCGCCTGGCGACCGAGGCCGGCGACGTGGGCTTCTGGGACGTGGATCTGCGGACCGACAGCGTGGAGTGGTCGGATCGCACGCGCCAGATGTTCGGCCTGCGCCTGGACGTGCCCATCACCCTCAGCGACTTCTACGCCGGCCTGCACCCCGCCGACCTGGTGCGGGTGGCCGAGGCGTTCGGCCGGGCGATCAACCCCGACATCCGCGACGACTACGACATCGAGTATCGCACCGTCGGCCTGGACGACGGGATCGAGCGCTGGGTGGCGGCCAAGGGCCGCGCCATCTTCGCCCCCGACGGCACGCCCCTTCGCGCCATCGGCTCCACCCGCGACATCACCGAGCGCAAGAAGGCCGACGAGCACCTGCGCCTGATGGTCAACGAGCTGAACCACCGGGTGAAGAACAGCCTGGCCAGCGTTCAGGCCGTGGCCGCCCAGACCTTCCGCGGCGCCGCCTCGCTGAGCCAAGCCAAGGAGGCGTTCACCGCCCGCCTGATCGCCATGTCCGAGGCGCACGACATCCTGACTGACGAGAACTGGGAGGGCGCCGATCTCAAGGATGTGGTCGCCGCCGCCGCCCGCCTGCACGCGGGTGAAGACCCCCGCCGGTTCATCGCCGACGGCCCCCAGGCCCGCCTGTCGCCCAAGACCGCCCTGTCCCTGGCCATGGCCCTGCACGAGCTGGGCACCAACGCGGTGAAGTACGGCGCGCTGTCGACGCCGAGCGGCAAGGTGTCGGTGCGCTGGAGCGTCGAGGGCCGCGAGGCCGGACGCCGGCTGCAACTGGTCTGGACGGAATCCGGCGGCCCGCCCGTCAGTCCGCCCCGGCGTCGCGGCTTCGGCTCGCGCCTGATGGAAAAGGGCCTGGCGGCGGAACTGGGCGGCCAGGTGACCTTGAGCTTCGACGCCGCCGGGGTGGTCTGCACGATCGACGCCCCGTTGCTGGATGAAGAACCGCTCTCTTCCCCGTAG
- a CDS encoding methyltransferase domain-containing protein — translation MRRDVLELRAFYGSPLGKAAREMLTRKVSEAWGDAAGLDVLGVGYPTPFLQYLDHRPRRVVAAMPAAQGVEVWPRQGRNRSVLVEEGDLPFRNAMFDRVLAVHALEESADPLALLCEIGRITAPTGRVIVAVAARNGAWANAEKTPFGHGLPFTRLQLESLLREAELEPTGYTRALYVPPMTSCARWAEGFEQAGARLWPGFAGIILMEAVKQTFAVKPRGVRARAHVLVPGALQPAPAGLPPVRASDRLETPGV, via the coding sequence ATGCGCCGTGACGTGCTCGAACTCCGCGCTTTCTACGGCTCGCCCCTAGGCAAGGCCGCGCGCGAAATGCTGACCCGCAAGGTCAGCGAAGCCTGGGGCGACGCCGCCGGGCTCGACGTGCTGGGCGTCGGCTATCCCACGCCCTTCCTGCAATATCTCGATCATCGCCCCCGCCGGGTGGTGGCCGCCATGCCCGCCGCCCAGGGGGTGGAGGTGTGGCCCCGCCAGGGACGCAACCGCTCGGTGCTGGTGGAGGAGGGGGATCTGCCCTTCCGCAACGCCATGTTCGACAGGGTGCTGGCCGTCCACGCCCTGGAGGAAAGCGCCGATCCGCTGGCCCTGCTGTGTGAGATCGGGCGCATCACCGCCCCGACCGGCCGGGTGATCGTCGCCGTCGCCGCGCGCAACGGCGCCTGGGCCAATGCGGAGAAGACGCCCTTCGGCCATGGCCTGCCGTTCACCCGCCTGCAGTTGGAAAGCCTGCTGCGCGAGGCGGAGCTGGAGCCGACCGGCTATACCCGCGCCCTCTATGTGCCGCCGATGACCAGCTGCGCCCGTTGGGCCGAGGGTTTCGAGCAGGCCGGCGCGCGGCTGTGGCCGGGATTCGCCGGCATCATCCTGATGGAAGCCGTGAAGCAGACCTTCGCCGTGAAGCCGCGCGGCGTGCGCGCCAGGGCGCATGTGCTGGTTCCCGGCGCCCTGCAACCGGCGCCGGCGGGACTTCCGCCGGTCAGGGCGTCGGATCGCTTGGAAACGCCAGGGGTTTAG
- a CDS encoding ComF family protein, giving the protein MGAQHGDLQGGWKPGPSLISVGRGFLDLLLPPQALDGGAVGSPGLGAEAGGRITFIADPVCDGCGAPFDFDPGPGVACPACSTKPRAFARARAACLYDEHSRNLILQLKHADRTDLAPLMARWLSRAAADLLVEADAIAPVPLHPARLFARRYNQAAEVARPLARLADRPHLPDALVRRRATATQGGKSGSGRRRNVAGAFAVPSGRCRQVEGRRILLVDDVMTTGATLEACAKALLAAGAVGVTAAVIARVKEAPDVSM; this is encoded by the coding sequence ATGGGCGCGCAACATGGCGACTTGCAAGGCGGCTGGAAACCAGGGCCGTCGCTGATTTCCGTCGGACGTGGCTTTCTCGACCTGCTTTTGCCGCCGCAGGCCCTGGATGGCGGGGCGGTCGGCAGTCCTGGCCTGGGCGCGGAGGCCGGGGGCCGGATCACCTTCATCGCCGATCCGGTCTGCGACGGCTGCGGCGCGCCGTTCGACTTCGATCCGGGGCCGGGCGTGGCCTGTCCCGCCTGCTCCACCAAGCCCAGGGCCTTCGCCCGGGCGCGGGCCGCCTGTCTCTATGACGAGCATTCCCGCAACCTGATCCTGCAATTGAAGCACGCCGACCGCACTGACCTGGCGCCCCTGATGGCCCGATGGTTGAGCCGGGCCGCCGCCGACCTGCTGGTCGAGGCCGACGCCATCGCCCCCGTCCCGTTGCACCCCGCCCGCCTGTTCGCCCGCCGCTACAACCAGGCCGCCGAGGTGGCGCGGCCCCTGGCCCGTCTGGCGGATCGCCCCCATCTGCCCGACGCCCTGGTCCGCCGCCGGGCCACCGCGACGCAAGGCGGCAAGTCCGGCTCCGGCCGCCGCCGCAATGTCGCCGGGGCCTTCGCGGTCCCGTCAGGACGGTGTCGCCAGGTGGAGGGCAGGCGTATCCTGCTGGTGGATGACGTGATGACCACGGGCGCGACGCTGGAGGCCTGCGCCAAGGCGTTGCTCGCCGCCGGTGCGGTTGGCGTGACCGCCGCCGTCATCGCGAGGGTGAAAGAAGCGCCCGACGTGTCTATGTAG
- a CDS encoding DUF4908 domain-containing protein: MLAVLGAAAPALAQAGSLREALYNSRNEARRAAPPPAARYVSETGVRFVFDRSQNRPLIRFEGQSEVWALEPHSAPRGDIIYKNDLGQPVLRATKLGGMTVFTQQRPGGSAAAVAGEVAPIRLPVLSPGAVLQRLGAASAKASRAAQRLISFEADVTAESSALAADAAALAADAVARLVRRPGGKQAVSKIDKVVIDEGKKPSAHLKKGVVRITVTPDLGLAGRPSSEKIASAAEER, translated from the coding sequence GTGCTTGCGGTGCTCGGCGCCGCCGCGCCCGCCCTTGCACAGGCGGGAAGCCTGCGCGAAGCCCTGTACAATTCCCGCAACGAAGCCCGCCGCGCGGCCCCGCCGCCGGCCGCCCGCTATGTCTCCGAGACTGGGGTCCGTTTCGTCTTTGACCGCAGCCAGAACCGCCCGCTGATCCGCTTTGAAGGTCAGTCGGAGGTCTGGGCGCTGGAGCCGCACTCCGCGCCGCGCGGGGACATCATTTACAAGAACGATCTGGGCCAGCCGGTCCTGCGGGCGACGAAGCTGGGCGGCATGACCGTCTTCACCCAGCAGCGCCCTGGCGGCTCGGCCGCGGCGGTGGCGGGCGAGGTGGCGCCGATCCGCTTGCCGGTCCTGAGCCCCGGGGCGGTGCTGCAGCGCCTGGGCGCCGCCAGCGCCAAGGCCAGCCGCGCGGCCCAGCGGCTGATCTCGTTCGAGGCGGACGTGACGGCGGAGTCCTCCGCCCTGGCCGCGGACGCCGCAGCCCTGGCTGCTGACGCGGTGGCTCGCCTGGTGCGCCGTCCCGGCGGCAAGCAGGCCGTCTCCAAGATCGACAAGGTGGTCATCGACGAGGGCAAGAAGCCCTCGGCTCACCTGAAGAAGGGCGTGGTGCGGATCACCGTCACCCCCGACCTCGGCCTGGCCGGGCGGCCGTCGTCCGAGAAGATCGCTTCCGCAGCCGAGGAGCGCTGA